One Fusobacterium ulcerans DNA segment encodes these proteins:
- a CDS encoding LacI family DNA-binding transcriptional regulator, translating to MKKINSKIIAQLAGVSRSTVSRVINNYPDISPETKEKVLKVIEENGYYPNLSAQKLAGKKSGIIGLLVYTGKSSTNEKNYKKISESLYYSELISKIIDAAENLGYLVLVSYINKKGTTWEKIFANGIIDGALVISGGKKFKEIENLINSKNKIVLLDYEKNIANSTVSVINPNHFEGGYKATQYLIENGHENILHLTGEIKRKTSIKRARGYLKCLKDNNIEKQKIISGKFTQESSYKIIDEYIKKNKAFDYTAIFAGNDYIALGAMRALAKHGIDVPKKVSIIGYDNMELCEYTTPKITSINHLDDFIAEKALVKLMNILKGEQGVIENTEIRVIERGSVLNIKAK from the coding sequence GTGAAAAAAATTAATAGTAAAATTATAGCCCAACTTGCAGGAGTTTCTAGAAGTACAGTATCAAGAGTTATAAATAATTATCCGGATATTTCACCTGAAACAAAAGAGAAAGTTCTAAAAGTTATAGAAGAAAATGGATATTATCCAAATTTATCTGCACAAAAATTAGCTGGTAAAAAATCTGGAATTATTGGTTTGCTTGTTTATACTGGAAAATCTAGTACAAATGAAAAAAATTATAAAAAGATATCTGAATCTCTATACTATTCTGAGCTAATATCAAAGATTATTGATGCAGCAGAAAATCTAGGTTATCTAGTATTAGTATCATATATCAATAAAAAAGGAACTACTTGGGAAAAAATATTTGCCAATGGAATTATAGATGGAGCTCTTGTTATCTCTGGGGGAAAGAAATTCAAGGAAATAGAAAATCTTATAAATTCCAAAAATAAGATAGTCCTTTTAGACTATGAAAAAAATATAGCTAATTCTACAGTTTCTGTAATTAATCCAAACCATTTTGAAGGAGGATATAAAGCTACTCAGTATCTAATTGAAAATGGTCATGAAAATATTTTACATCTCACAGGAGAAATAAAAAGAAAAACCTCAATTAAAAGAGCTAGAGGTTATTTAAAATGCTTAAAAGACAATAATATAGAAAAACAAAAGATTATATCTGGAAAATTTACCCAAGAAAGTTCATATAAAATAATTGATGAATACATTAAGAAAAATAAAGCTTTTGATTATACTGCCATCTTTGCAGGAAATGATTATATTGCTTTAGGAGCTATGAGAGCTTTAGCAAAGCATGGAATAGATGTTCCTAAAAAAGTTTCAATTATCGGTTATGACAATATGGAACTTTGTGAATATACTACTCCAAAAATAACCAGTATAAATCATTTAGACGACTTTATTGCAGAAAAAGCATTAGTAAAATTAATGAATATTTTAAAAGGTGAACAAGGAGTTATTGAAAATACCGAAATTAGAGTTATAGAACGAGGGAGTGTTTTAAATATAAAAGCTAAATAG
- a CDS encoding alanine racemase has protein sequence MKKENLKTPAILLNFDALENNIKTYQKMCDDNGKELWPMIKTHKSMELLKLQIEAGATGALCGTLDEAEACCRIGLKKIMYAYPAASKESIERIIELTKKSDFIVRLDNLEAAKMINDMAIAAGVVVSYTIIVDSGLHRFGLPVDKIVEFADKLKDMKGLKLRGLSTHPGHVYSATCENEVPKYIADECQTIAAAKKYMNDAGYELEYITSGSTPTFSEAVKDKNINVFHPGNYVFLDTIQLSIKKAEIKDCALTVYTTIISHPKEDLFICDAGAKCLGLDQGAHGNSSIVGFGTVIGHPEAIVASLSEEVGKLHIHGETNLKVGDKIEIIPNHSCSTANLCSYYTVMKDGNAVKSIPVDVRGNSFKQI, from the coding sequence ATGAAAAAAGAAAATCTTAAAACTCCAGCAATTCTACTAAACTTCGACGCATTAGAAAATAACATTAAAACATATCAAAAAATGTGTGATGACAATGGAAAAGAATTATGGCCTATGATAAAGACTCACAAAAGTATGGAGCTTTTAAAGCTTCAGATAGAGGCTGGAGCAACTGGGGCTTTGTGTGGAACATTAGATGAAGCTGAAGCCTGCTGTAGAATAGGTTTGAAAAAGATAATGTATGCATATCCAGCAGCCAGCAAAGAAAGTATTGAAAGGATAATAGAACTTACTAAAAAAAGTGACTTCATAGTGAGGCTGGACAATTTAGAAGCTGCTAAAATGATAAATGATATGGCTATTGCAGCTGGTGTAGTTGTAAGTTATACAATTATAGTTGATAGTGGTCTGCATCGTTTTGGATTACCTGTAGATAAGATTGTTGAATTTGCAGATAAATTAAAAGATATGAAAGGTTTAAAACTTAGAGGCTTATCTACTCATCCTGGTCATGTATATTCTGCAACTTGTGAAAATGAAGTTCCTAAATATATTGCTGATGAATGCCAGACTATAGCTGCTGCTAAAAAATATATGAATGATGCTGGCTATGAGCTTGAATATATAACAAGCGGTTCAACTCCGACATTCAGTGAAGCTGTAAAAGATAAAAATATAAATGTATTTCATCCAGGAAATTATGTATTTTTAGATACTATTCAGTTATCTATAAAAAAAGCTGAAATAAAAGATTGTGCTTTAACTGTATATACTACAATAATTTCTCATCCTAAAGAAGATTTATTTATATGTGACGCTGGTGCTAAATGCCTAGGTCTAGATCAAGGAGCTCACGGAAATAGTTCTATAGTAGGTTTTGGAACTGTAATTGGACATCCTGAGGCAATAGTCGCTTCTCTGTCAGAAGAAGTTGGAAAGCTTCATATCCATGGAGAAACTAATTTAAAAGTGGGAGACAAAATAGAAATTATTCCTAACCATTCATGCTCTACAGCTAATTTATGCAGCTATTATACAGTTATGAAAGATGGCAATGCAGTAAAAAGCATCCCTGTAGATGTTAGAGGAAATAGTTTTAAACAAATTTAA
- the dsdA gene encoding D-serine ammonia-lyase has translation MNTEELIKNDVVIKKLADREEIGWINKKEIPYNEYEKNLPLSDDDLKDAEERLKRFAPFIKKSFPETEDTNGIIESPLEPIFSMQKDLEKKYNTSIPGKLYLKMDSHLPVAGSIKARGGVYEVLKYAEELAMKAGMLSVNDDYSILADEKFKKFFSGYKIQVGSTGNLGLSIGITSAALGFEVIVHMSADAKQWKKDMLRSKGVKVVEYTDDYGKAVEEGRKNSDADPKSYFVDDEKSLNLFLGYTVAASRLKKQLDEKNIIIDNEHPLLVYIPCGVGGAPGGVAYGLKRIFKENAYIFFVEPTLAPCMVLGMESGLHEQISVRDIGIDGITHADGLAVARPSGLVGRMMDSILSGEFTVEDYKLYDYLRCLNESEDIRIEPSSCAAFEGPVTLLKYEETKKYIESRIGKNMENAYHICWATGGRMVPEEDMKKFLNTYLK, from the coding sequence ATGAACACAGAAGAATTAATAAAAAATGATGTTGTTATTAAAAAATTAGCAGATAGAGAAGAAATAGGATGGATTAATAAAAAAGAAATTCCATACAATGAATATGAAAAAAATCTTCCTCTTTCTGATGATGATTTAAAAGATGCTGAAGAGCGTTTAAAGAGATTTGCTCCATTTATAAAAAAATCTTTTCCTGAAACAGAAGATACAAATGGAATAATAGAATCTCCACTAGAACCAATATTCTCAATGCAGAAAGATTTAGAAAAAAAATATAATACTTCAATTCCTGGAAAACTATATTTAAAAATGGACAGTCATCTTCCTGTAGCTGGTTCAATAAAAGCTAGAGGAGGAGTTTATGAAGTTTTAAAATACGCTGAAGAGTTAGCCATGAAAGCTGGAATGTTGTCTGTTAATGATGATTACTCAATTTTAGCAGATGAAAAGTTTAAAAAATTCTTCTCAGGATATAAAATCCAAGTGGGGTCAACTGGAAACCTTGGTTTAAGTATAGGTATAACAAGTGCAGCTCTAGGATTTGAAGTTATCGTTCATATGTCAGCAGATGCAAAGCAATGGAAAAAAGATATGCTGAGATCAAAAGGTGTAAAAGTTGTTGAATATACAGATGATTATGGAAAAGCTGTTGAAGAAGGAAGAAAAAATTCAGATGCAGATCCTAAAAGCTACTTTGTAGATGATGAAAAATCATTAAATCTATTCTTAGGATACACTGTAGCAGCTTCAAGATTGAAAAAACAATTAGATGAAAAAAATATAATTATTGATAATGAACATCCTCTATTAGTATATATTCCATGTGGTGTAGGAGGAGCTCCTGGGGGAGTTGCCTATGGTTTAAAAAGAATCTTTAAAGAAAATGCATATATTTTCTTTGTTGAGCCAACTTTAGCTCCTTGCATGGTTTTAGGAATGGAAAGTGGACTTCATGAGCAAATCAGTGTTCGTGACATAGGAATAGATGGAATAACTCATGCTGATGGACTTGCAGTTGCAAGACCTTCTGGACTTGTAGGAAGAATGATGGATTCTATTCTAAGTGGAGAATTTACTGTAGAAGACTACAAGCTTTATGACTATTTAAGATGTTTAAATGAGTCAGAAGATATAAGAATAGAACCTTCATCATGTGCTGCCTTTGAAGGTCCAGTAACTTTATTAAAATATGAAGAAACAAAAAAATATATTGAAAGTAGAATAGGAAAAAATATGGAAAACGCTTATCATATCTGTTGGGCAACTGGTGGAAGAATGGTTCCTGAAGAAGATATGAAAAAGTTTTTAAATACTTACTTAAAGTAG